The DNA region GCTACCATGGGATGAATCATGGCTCATTGAATCTCTATCTGATTCAACAATTTACATGGCATATTATACAATTGCACATTTAATACAAGGTGGTACATTTAAAGGTGAAAAACCAAATGCACTTGATATTAAAGCTGATGAATTAACACCAGAAGTATgggattatatattttttaatgatgcaAAATATCCAAATacttcaattaaaaaagaatcacTTGATTTAATGCGTCATGAATTTCAATATTGGTATCCAGTTGATATACGTGTTTCTGGTAAAGATTTAGTACAAAATCAtttgacatattttatttataatcatacAGCAATTTGGCCAAATCAACCAAATCTTTGGCCAAAAGGAATACGTGCTAAtggacatttattattaaattcagcTAAAATGTCAAAATCAGATGGTAATTTTTTGACTTTAAGTGAtgcaactaaaaaattttcagctgATGGTATGCGTTTATGTCTTGCTGATTCTGGTGATTCAGTTGAAGATgcaaattttgttgaaaaaatggcTGATGCTGGTATTTTAcgtttatttacatttattgaaTGGGTCAAAGAGGTACTTGCAACAGAAAGTACATTCCGTAAATCACAACCAGATACATTTAATGATAAAGTATTTATGAgtgaaatgaatttaaaaattcgtgAAACTGGTGATAATTACAGTAAAATGTTGTATAAAGAAGCACTTAGAACTGGATTTTTTGAATTGCAAACAGCTAGAGATAAGTATTTACAATTGAGTGCACTTGATGGTGTTAATTGGAGTTTAATAATGCAATACATTGAACtacaaacaatattaattggtCCAATTTGTCCTCATGTTGCTGAACACGTACGTGGTATTAttggtaaaaattcaattcttgATGCACGTTGGCCAGAAGTTGGAGCAATTGATGAAACAATTATTGAATCATCACAGTATCTTATGGATGCAGCACATTCATTCAggattatgttaaaaaatcattgtgCTCCTAAAAAATCTGGTAAAGGAAAAGGTGATGTGACACCTGTTGTTAAACCAACAACTGGAACTATTTGGGTTGCTAAAACTTTTCCAACATGGCAAGCAATTGTCTTGACAACAATGAAAGAATTATGGAATAGTGATACTAAAACACTtccagaaaataaaataattgctggtgaattgggaaaaaaaaatgaattgaaaaaatatatgaaaagagTTATGCCATTTGTTCAAATGACAAGAGAAAAATTAGACGCTTTTGGCATAAGTGCATTTAATTTGACACTTGCTTTTGATGAAATTGGTGTTTTAAATGGAAGTAAGGATTATCTAAAGAGTACACTTGATGTTGAACAACTTGTTATTAGTTATTCTGATGAAGCACCAGAAAAAACTAAAGAAGAATGTTGTCCTGGTTCTCCTTTCATCAGTTTTACATAAAAActtacaaaaatatacattaaaaaaaatttttttatcattcaaatagatgattaaataaattttttaatgtctctAATTTTGTATAAGTactgtaaatgttttttttgtatttacaaataaagCTTTTAATATCatgaattaatgaattattttttattttatttatattcacatCTTCAAGATACGTATGGTTCTAGTATTGAGTAGATTCGATGACATAAATCACCAACATCCAGCTCACAATAAAGATCAAACAAactgttttttaatttctcacatatttttaaattaatttgtttaactCGATGAGCGGTAGCAACATAAATTGACTTATGATTTGGTGATATTTCCATGGCTTTTATCTCCTCATCTTCAGGACTTACTTGAAATTTATCTCGTAAttctgttttaatttttttcccctCAGTCCAttgaaaaatgttataaaCTTCACCTCGacctgcaaaaaaaataataattaataatgagttacaaattaattatttaaaagtatatttactTGTTCcagcataaataattatgaactCAACATCAATGCCACAAACacttttagtaattttatcaacaacaatttttgtcaGATAAGATTGTTCGTTtcttaattcaaaaattggtCCACCCATTACTGGCTGAATCACTGTGTTCATGATTAAATAATCTCCAGTTGtattatgataatttgataaatcttgTTGACAAAGTTTTGGTCTTGCTTGAGGAATATCAACTGGATCTGAGGTAGCATTACCTCTATACTCTACTTTCATAAATTCACCATCGAATGCCTTGTTGATATCATCAATATGAAATATACAAATTCCTGAATTAAAGGTTGTcctaaaattatcatcaacttttaatgttgaaaatatgccataaaaaaatgtatcatttttttgtactttgtAAATGCtgtctgtaaaaaaataattaacgaaATTAATCGAAAGTAAAATGGttgatttgtatatttttctatcaaatttaaattactcaTCGTTTCAAATGATGGGCAGTTGAGCCTAGCTTTGGCATATGTAGTCCAGGTACGTGGTTTATTTAATGAtccattatcatttttacataCTCTTGCTACtcgaaaatatattctttCTTCTGGATCTATATCAGATTCTCCTcctttaatataattatcaaaaaaataaataaactaacaaaaaaaaaatagcatattaaaaaaattattaacaattaatttatttttattcaaaaaaaatgattcttaCTGTGCTCTTCTGTAGACTTTCTGTCaatagttaatattttttttttctcatcaataTTCCCagattcttgaaaaaaaaacaaaacttggTCATCAACATCAAATGATCCTACATAATCGTCATTGCcttaaatttggaaaaaaataattatcaagcaattttatcaaagaatataatgtatataaataattaccatgTGGCCATATACGTTGATAATTTTGTGACGTTTGGATATCAATTGGATCCAATACactattatttgtaattttaaaatttgttcgAAATATAGATGGTGAATGATAGTcgcttttattatattgaggTACAccagaataaaaagaaattttatttggatcCATCAATGCGGTTGCTTTACGAGTCTTGGCTTCACTACATTTAAGTGAGAAAGGTGATTTCCACTTGATGCCTTCATTTAATCtgactttaaaatttttctacaagtaaatttattaattataaaaatttaattattaaatcaacatacataattttagcaattattttctttagttttatttttaaacttacatGAATAATCCaatttgttgatgaataattttttactccacaaataaataatctattcATTCCAAACggctgaattatttttatgtcagtGTCATTAAAATCGTGctgtaattatatatatgttaaaagaaaaataatatttaaatcatcaaaaattagcacttggtattttaattaaaattatttaaaaaaattttcttacgTGAGTATTGGTACTGGTAATATccgttaaatttaatttaaaaatacgacCCCtttagattaaataaatacataattatttatttagaaaataataataatccacaaatataatatggattactaaaaattaaaaaaaaaacataataccTTCCACCAACAAAAAGactattgtttttgttgtccaaataaaatattggatGTTCAATAGAATGCATATTAAACTCACGaacatattctttttttttaaaaaaaacaaaggcacaattattaatagttatattataaaaaaaaaacattatcaaatTGACTATTTTTAGCTATACCTTTTGGAAGTATTTTATAAGTTTCAAGAGCTACTTCACCACTGActagaatattaaaaaacttgagGACTAGTGTATCATGAGtacaagttatttttattattacaaatgttatttcaatattaaaaatacagataaaattttttccaggctataaaatagataataaaacaCGAAAAACATCTAAATCAAAAGCAACACGCTTAGCAAATGAGTCTAAAGAAGTAGTTTATAATGACTAAATTTCGATTTGAACCACCCAAACTCACCAGTGTCATCTTGACTCAATGAATCAgctaaaatattcaagataatAAACCCAAATAATATCACACTGATTGTTGTGATCTCACATcgatttttcaacattttaatttttaatactaattACAAGACTCAATTTGAATTTTCTGATTtactaaattcaatttattttatattcaacaaagaaataattttatttgtaaaatattctcattaaaacttgatatatttgttaaatgtctttgatattaaaatactcGATGACTACTGTTTTATAACTATCAATAATAACGAATCAACTAATGACACGATTTTATcacatgttattattattttaagaaaaaaaatataatagaaatatCATTGGTCATttactaatttatatttatacataaacttaaattagtttttatttttaaatttatttcctaTTCGCATTGATGATATTggatatcgaaaaaaaaatattaggtcgttataaatagaaaaaaaaaatattgtcttcATAAAATGATGGTATAATATTGTCGCTGAAATATTTATctctctataatttttttggtatataaattgataatttttatgaatatttaattgttattaattcgTCATTTTATACtaaacatttttatcattgtttttatttttttttatacttaaatCTTATACATGatggatttaataaaaaaccataaacaaaggaaattaaatttataacaatatattgtcatgaaaatgtttataaaattttgcacGTTTTgcgaaatttataaattgctaAATATTTG from Aphidius gifuensis isolate YNYX2018 linkage group LG5, ASM1490517v1, whole genome shotgun sequence includes:
- the LOC122856443 gene encoding semaphorin-2A-like, producing the protein MHSIEHPIFYLDNKNNSLFVGGRGRIFKLNLTDITSTNTHHDFNDTDIKIIQPFGMNRLFICGVKNYSSTNWIIHKNFKVRLNEGIKWKSPFSLKCSEAKTRKATALMDPNKISFYSGVPQYNKSDYHSPSIFRTNFKITNNSVLDPIDIQTSQNYQRIWPHGNDDYVGSFDVDDQVLFFFQESGNIDEKKKILTIDRKSTEEHRGESDIDPEERIYFRVARVCKNDNGSLNKPRTWTTYAKARLNCPSFETMNSIYKDNL